TACATAAGGCAAGTTGATCTCAGTTTGCTGAGCAGATGACAATTCAATCTTGGCTTTTTCAGCAGCATCTTTCAAACGCTGTAATGCCAACACATCTTTACTCAAGTCAACGCCTTGTTCTTTCTTGAACTCAGCAATGATCCAGTCAATGATGCGCTGGTCAAAGTCCTCACCACCCAAGAAGGTATCGCCGTTAGTAGAGAGCACTTCAAATTGCTTTTCACCGTCAACGTTAGCGATCTCAATGATCGATACGTCAAATGTACCGCCACCCAAGTCATACACGGCGATCTTACGATCAGCCTTGTCTTGCTTATCCAAGCCAAATGCCAATGCAGCAGCGGTTGGTTCATTAATGATGCGCTTGACATCCAAACCAGCAATACGACCAGCATCTTTGGTTGCTTGACGTTGGCTGTCATTAAAGTAAGCAGGCACAGTAATCACTGCCTCAGTCACTTCCTCACCGAGGTAGTCTTCAGCAGTCTTTTTCATCTTGCGCAAAATTTCAGCGGACACTTGTTGTGGCGCCATTTTTTTATCGCGTGCCTCAACCCAAGCATCACCATTGTCCGCCTGAACAATGGCATAAGGCATCAGGCTAATATCTTTTTGCACTTCTGGATCAGTAAATTTACGGCCCATCAAACGCTTCACTGCGTAGATGGTGTTTTTAGGATTAGTTACTGACTGACGTTTTGCTGGTGCACCAACCAATACTTCGCCATCCTCAACATAAGCGATGATCGATGGAGTTGTGCGAGCACCTTCTGCGTTCTCGACAACTTTAGGCGCATTGTTTTCAACGACTGAAACGCACGAATTAGTGGTTCCTAAGTCGATTCCGATAATCTTTCCCATAATGGCTCCAAAAAATTAAGTTACTTTGTTGTACTTCTGAGTTCATTTGAGCAATTCATCTGAATTGCCGCGAATATTCCAATACCCATCAAATGGGGTCTAAAAAGCAGAATTCAAGAGGTGAAAAAATAAAAAAGGCAGAAATCTGCCTTTTTGATGCTTTTTTGGGGTTTTGACCCCGATTTTGAGCTTACTTTGAGGCGCTTACCGTGACTAAAGCCGGCCTGAGGACCCGATCAGCCACGGTATAGCCACGCTGCAAGACAGAAACCACAGTATTGGCCTCTTGCTCTGATGGCACTGATGCGATCGCTTGATGGTGGTGAGGATCAAATTTATCGCCCACTGCAGGATTAATTTCGGTCATACGGCCTTTTTCAAAGGCAGATAAAAGCTGCTTGAGAGTGATCTCTAGGCCTTCCTTAAATGCCTTGGCATCACTTGCATCAGTACTTAATGCGGCATACAAACTATCAGTGACAGGAACTAGATGCTCTGCAAAACTCTCAATGGCAAATTTATGGGCCTTCGCAATATCTTCCACGGCACGACGACGAATATTTTCACCCTCAGCCTTAGCTCGTAAGAAATTGTCTTGTAAATCAGCCAGCTTCTGATTGAGCTCAGCAATCTCCTGCTCCGGTGATTTAACAGCGGAAGTTTCACTTGCAGCCTCAGCTTGTGGCTCAGCCGCAGTGTTCTCTTGCTCTGGAGAAGGGTTTTGATTTTCTTGTGTCATGGATATGAATTCACTTTTCTGTAATGAGGGCTAATGCACTGCTAGATGGGGACAGTTTATTCAATTTCAAGTCTTACTCTGAGCAAGCTCGGCTCTTTGATTACGGACTGCCAACTCCTCTGGGGACTCAGTACCCAGTGACCACCCCAATAAATGCTGATAGGCAATATCACCCAAAGCCTGAATCCATTTGGCGTTGCTATTTAGGCATGGGATATAGCGGTAGTCCTTCCCGCCGTGCGCCAAGAAATCTTCCCTAGCTTCCATAGCAATTTCTTCAAGCGTCTCAAGGCAATCGGCCGGAAATCCAGGGCAAAAAATATCTAAACGCTGACAACCTTCTTTTGATAATTTTTCAATAGTTGGTGCGGTATAGGGTTTGAGCCATTCGGCTTTACCAAAGCGCGATTGGAAGGTCACAATATATTGACCAGGCTCTAAAGCAAGAGATTCTCCAAGCAGACGCCCTGTCTTTAAACACTCACAATGATAGGGGTCGCCTTTGATTAAATTGCGCTTGGGCAAGCCATGGAAAGATAGCACCAATTTATCGCCTCGCGCAAAATCAGGGCGACCATCTTTGTCCCAACTACTCAAAACTTGCTCGCGCAATGCTGCAATGTAGGCTGGATTATCGTGATAATGTTTTACTAAGCGCAATTCAGGCTGATCGCGCCAAGTGCTCAGCACTCGGAACACCTCATCAAAGCTTGATGCAGTAGTGGTAGCGGAGTACTGGGGATACAAAGGTAACACCAGCAAACGCTCCATGCCCTGTGACTTCAAGCCCTCTAGAACCTCTTGGGTAGATGGCTTGCCGTAACGCATTGCCAAATCCACCAAAACATCATGACCCTCATTGGCAAATTTTTCACCTAACTCTTTGGCTTGCAAGCGGGAGTAATGCATCAACGGCGAACCTAATTGAGGCAACCAAATAGAAGCATATTTTTTTGCAGATGCACTACTACGAATTGGCAAAATGATGCCATTCAAAATACACCACCAAATAATTCTCGGAATTTCCACAACCCGAGGGTCAGAGAGAAACTCTTTCAAATAAGCTCTGACTGCTTTAGGAGTTGGAGCAGAGGGTGTGCCTAAGTTCAATAACAGTACTGCAGTTTTAGTAGCTCTTAAGTGGGGATTTGGATTCACGAAGGTATCTTTGCTAGAAGTATTCATTACGGCTGATTTAAGAGCTTAATGCACCCGAAAGTAACTTAGAAGTAATATCCACGATCGGTATGACTCTGTCATATGCCATACGGGTGGGACCTATGACGCCGAGCGTACCAACGATTTGCCCATCTACACTGTAGGGTGCACTGATCACAGCCAAGTCTTCATATGGCAGCAAATCACTCTCGCCACCAATAAAAATCTGAATACCATCTGCATGACTAGAGACATCAAGCAATTGCATTAAGACAGATTTTTGCTCCAACATATCAAACATCTTACGTAGCTTATCCAGATTGGAGCTAAGATCGCCAACGTTGAGCAAGCGACGCTCTCCAGAAAGCAACATATCGCCACGACTTGCATCATAGTCCACTACGCCTGTTTGCAAGGCTAAAGCCATGAGCCCAGAAATATCTGTTCGCAAATTATCCAAATCGGATTTGAGATGTTGGCGAACTTGCTCAAAACTTCTTCCAGCAAACTGGCTATTGATAAAATTTCCCGCCTCAATCAACTGACTAGGGGTGTAGTCCTGATTGGTTGGCAAAATACGGTTTTGCACATCCCCCTCTGGGGTCACCATGATGAGTAAAATTTTGCCTTCGCCAAGACGCAAGAATTCAATATGCTTAAAGACCTGGGTTCGTTTTGGTGTAATGACAACCCCAGCAAAATGGGTCAAATTCGACAAGATCTGGGCAGCAGAACTAAACACTTTCTGCGGCGAGTCCGGCAAAAGGCCACGTTCGACCTCTTTTGCAGCCACCTCCTCCAAAGGGCGCACCGTCACCATGGTGTCTACAAATAGACGATAGCCTCGAGGGGTTGGGATACGGCCTGCTGAGGTATGGGGACTAGTTACCAAGCCCATATCCTCTAAATCAGCCATCACATTACGAATCGTCGCGGCAGACAGGTCTAAACCTGAAAAACGGGATAGCGTGCGCGAGCCAATAGGCTGCCCCTCCTCGATATAGCGCTCAATGAGGGTTTTTAATAAAGCATGTGAACGTTCATCCATGGTGGAAGGGATTTTATGCATATGGTTTAATCGTTATATGTTAGGCCCATCCCCAAATTCTTCCAAGAAGGCATTTAGCCGGGTGGCGCTCGTCGGTAAATTTCATGCTGACGGCATAGAGGAGCACCTAAAGGACCTAGCGCAACTGGTTTCAGGCTTAGGTTGTGAGGTCTTTATAGAGGCAGATACAGCCTCGCATCTGGGACTAAAAGACTATCCCATTAAAACGGCGCGGGATTTTGCTGGAGCAATTGACCTAGTTGTTGTTTTGGGTGGTGACGGGACCATGCTGGGAATTGCGCGTCAATTGGCCGGTAGCAATGTCCCACTTGTCGGCATCAATATGGGTCGCCTTGGCTACATGACCGACATTCCGATTCAGTCTGTACAAACCACATTACCCAAAATTATTGCTGGCGAATACGAAGCTGATAATCGCACATTACTTGATGCGGTTGTACTTCGCAATGGAAAAGAAATTAATCGCGCCTTAGCTTTAAACGATGTGGTCGTTAATCGCTCTGGTATTTCAGGGATGGTAGAGCTTGCTGTTAATGTCAATGGCTCCTTCATGTACAACCAGCGCTCTGATGGCTTGATTGTCTCAACCCCAACTGGATCAACTGCTTACGCTCTCTCTGCTGGCGGTCCGATTTTGCATCCTCATGTAGCAGGCATATTGCTCGCCCCAATTGCCCCACACTCACTTTCCAATCGACCCATTGTCTTGCCACAAGACAGCGTTACTGTAATTGAGGTCGTTAATGGACTTGAGGTCATTGTCAATTTTGATATGCAATCGCAAACCAACTTGCAAAGCGGTGACAAGATTGAAGTTCGCCAGTCAGATAAAACGATTGCCCTTCTTCACCCAAGCAATCATAGCGACTACAAAACTTTGCGTGAGAAATTGCACTGGAATGAATATCCGTCGACATTTTGATGTCGAGTTCTTGGTTACGCTAAAACATGCTTCAAACCATCTCACTTCGTGATTTTGTCATTGTCGATCAACTCGAGCTCGACTTTGCCGCGGGCTTTACGGTATTAACTGGCGAGACTGGCGCTGGTAAATCCATTCTGTTGGATGCGCTTAGCCTCGTTCTAGGGGAGCGAGCAGATAGCAGTCAAATTCGCGAAGGCAGCAATCGTGCAGAAATCTCAGCGTTGTTTCGCATTGAGCCAGAAATTCTTGAACAATTTTGCCAGTGGCTTGATGAGCAAGGTTTTCCAATTGAGGATGATGGGCAAAGCCTTTTACTCAAACGCACTGTAGAAAGCAACGGCAGAAGTCGCGCTTTTACCAACGGCAGTATTGCAACGTTAGCCCAGCTTCGCGATGCTGGTGATCGATTAGTAGATATTCATGGACAGCATGCACACCAATTGTTATTAAAAGGTGGAGCACAACGTGAATTACTAGATCGCCATGCAGGACTGCTTCCTTTAGCCACAGAAGTTGCACAAGCCTTTAAAACCCTAAATGATTCTCGCCGTCGCCTCCAGCAAGCAGAAAATGCCGGACAAGATATTGAACGCGAGCGTGAGCGACTTGAGTGGCAACTAGAAGAGTTAACTGCTTTATCTCCTATAGAGGGTGAATGGTTGAACATTCAAGCCGAGCATGCGCGTCTGGCCAATGGAGCCAAGCTAATAGGCGGTTGCCAAGAAGCTATTCAGGCGCTGAGTGACGACGATAATTCCTTAGAGTCCAGTCTTTCTAAAGTGAGCGGTAGCATTAGCGCGCTTGCGCAGCATGATCCAGCGCTGGCCAGCATTAGCGAGTCATTGGAGGGCGCCCAAATTCAACTCGATGAAGCAATTCATGGGCTTAATCGCTATCTCCAAAAAATTGATTTAGATCCTGTCCGACTTGAACAAGTTGAGGAGCGGATGCAGTCCCTCCATGCCGCTTCTAGGAAGTATCGTACTGAAGCGGATGAGCTTCCAAAGCTGCTTACCAATACCGCAGAGCGCCTAGAGGCTTTGACTGCCTCCCAAAATATCGATGCTCTACGCGAAAAAGTAAAACAAGAAGAGGCTGCATATCAAAAGCTGGCCAAACAGCTCTCCAGTAAACGCAGCAAAGCTGCAGCTGAGCTCGGTCAACTCGTCACTGATGCCATGCAAAATTTATCCATGGCAGGCGGACGCCTTGAAATTGCTCTCTCACCACTACCAGAGGGTGGCTCGCATGGACTCGAGCAAATTGAATTTTTAGTAGCGGGTCATGCTGGCAGTACGCCACGCTCGCTAGCAAAAGTTGCATCTGGCGGTGAGCTTGCCCGTATCAGCTTAGCGATTAGCGTCATCACCAGTAAAGCTTCATTTACGCCAACATTAATATTTGATGAAGTAGACTCTGGCATTGGCGGAGCAGTTGCTGAAACGGTAGGTAAGTTATTACATCAATTAGGCCAATCCCACCAGATCCTCTGTGTTACTCATTTACCGCAAGTTGCCGCACAGGGAAATCATCACCTTAAAGTCAGTAAGTCACAAAGCGAAACAAAAACAGTGTCGCAAGTTCAACCCCTTGGTCGCAATGAACGCGTTGAAGAGATTGCCAGAATGCTCGGGGGTACTACCATCACTGATACCACCCGTCGTCATGCCCGCGAGCTTTTAGAGCAGCGCTAAGCTAGCTAAGCTTTTGATGGCGCTTGAAATATTTCTTGCCACAACTGCAACACACACTCTCTTGCAGCCTCCAACCGAGGCTCTTGATTCAATTGAATACGGGTTTTCTCGGCGCCATCTAAACGCAGACGATGCTGATCAGACCTCAGCAGTCGATAAGCATCACCTGTAGATTGCGCGATCTTGTTTTCGATTAAGCCCACGTCACCTGCAATGCGAAGTAAAGCGATATTGCCAAGATTGGCAATTAATTGGGGGTATTGATGAGCATAAGCTAAGACCAAGAACTGTACGATAAATTCAATATCAACCATGCCACCGGCATCATGCTTTAAATCAAAGTCAATTGTTGGATTGGGATGCCCCTCATGAACTTTACGGCGCATTTCTAAAATTTCAGAGCGCAAATGATCAATATTGCGTTTCTGAGTGAGCACTTCAGATCGAACAGCATCAAATTCATTTCCAACTTCTGCGTTGCCTGCAGAAAAACGGGCGCGGGTTAGTGCTTGATGTTCCCAAACCCAGGCTGCATTATCACCCTCCCGTAATTGATACTTTCGAAATGCTTGAACATTGGTCACCAAGAATCCGGCAGAGCCATTAGGTCGAAGTCGCGTGTCAATTTCAAAAAGGCTACCAGTAGATGTAAACGCAGTTAACCAATTGATCATGCGCTTTGCTAAAAGAGCATATATTTCTTGTGCAGCACAATCACTCTCATCGGATTGATATAAAAACACGAGATCTAAATCTGAGGCATAACCTAACTCCTTCCCACCTAATTTCCCATAAGAAATCACCGCGAAGGGTGGCAATACATCCTCAGCCAAACCAAACTTGTCTGCCACACTCGGCCAAACCCGCTCAAATGTGGCTTGTAAGATTAAATCTGCTAGCGCAGATAGATGGTCACTCACCTTTTCAACTGGCAAAGCTTGCTCTACGCCGATTCCCAAGTCAGCCAACAGAGTAATAAAGGTCTCCGTATGATGGGTAATGCGCAAAATGTCCATTGCCTGTTCAGAGGCATCACTGTCAGCAGCGACATCATCTAGACGCACATTGAGATTGTCTTTTACCTCACGCCAATATTGCACAGGATCATCAATCAATGCGCGCTCGGTATGCGAGTTCAGCAAGTAATCTAGTAGGTGTGGATGAAGCGCCAAATACCGAGCCCCCCACTGTGATGCCTTCAGTAAAGCCAAGACATTAAATAAGGCCTTAGGATACTCAGATAAGATAGATAGATATGCGCTACGCCTTGCTATTGCTTCTAGCAAATCAAAAAAGCGTAGCAAGGTTTGATCTGCCAGTTTGAGATGACCTTCATCTGCAAGCAAAATTTCAGCGGCACTACGAACCAGACTATCCAAAATTAAACGACTCTTTTCTGGCAAAAGCTTTGCTTTAGGTCCATCATTCCAAGTCTTCCAACGAATCGATGTCTGCGGAAAAACTGCTTCACTCAATTCCCAGCTGTGATCCAAAGGTGCAAGATCTAGGCGACTCTCGTCATCAAGTAAGAACGCTTTTTTAAATAAACGCGCGACATTTTGCTGATGCAGATCTAGCACCACAAGAAATTGAGCCTCATCTTGAAAACCCATGGCATCTGCCAGTCGCTCCCTGGCAGTAATCTCATCAGGTAAATAATGAGTTTGTTGATCATCCCAGACCTGTATACGATGCTCTAAACGCCTTAAGAAAACATAGGCGTCCTGTAACTCTTTTATCTCATTAGCCGGCATGATGCCTAACTGTCCGATCAGACTTAAAACCTGCAAGGTAGGGCGGACTCTAAATCGGGGATCTGTGCCTCCACGCATCAGCTGAAACATTTGCGCCAAAAATTCAATTTCGCGAATACCGCCACGCCCCAACTTAATGTCGTGGGAACGGCCCTGATGATTTGCTGATCGCCTCTGAGCCTCACGCTGAATTTGTGCATGCAAGTCACGAATCGAGGCAATGACGCCATAATCTAAATGCCTGCGATACACAAATGGGCGTATTAGTTGATCTAAAGACTTTTCGCAATGGGCGTAGTCTGGTGAACCGGGCATTGGGGCTATCAGCCTACCCTTAATCCAGGCATAACGCTCCCATTCTCTGCCCTGCACCAATAAGTATTCTTCAAGCATATCTAGACTACATACCAAAGGGCCCGAATCACCATTAGGTCGCAAACGCATGTCTACACGAAATACAAATCCGTTGGCATCATGCTCAGCCAGCAATTTAATTAAACGCTGCCCCATGCTAGTGAACCACTCATGATTGGATAGACTTTTCGGGCCTCCCTGAGTTTCTCCCTCGTGCTCGTATAAAAATATTAAATCGATATCTGAAGATAAATTGAGCTCAAAACCACCTAGCTTTCCCATGCCCACAACCATCAACGGCATTTCTGCATTAGTTGACTGACTCCATGGCACACCAAAACGAGACTGGAGATCTGCCCGGATAAAATTGATTGCGCTAGAAGTTGCTAATTGCGCAAACTGGCTCAGACTTTGTGTGACCTCATCTAGGTCAGCCATGCCATTCAGATCACGAAAGGCTATCCAGAGCATGAGGCGCTGCCGAGCCAATCTCAGCTGCGCCATAAACTGGGCTTCATCCCCCTCAACCCCATAGTCAGCAGCACAGTCTGCCAACAGACATTCAATCGCTTTTAAGTCTATCTTTTCATGGCCATGGGCACGTAGCCAATCCAACCACCCAGGTTTGGCGCTTAGCCAGCGCCTCGCATAATTAGAATGGCGCTTTAAATAGTCAATTTGGTTTAAGAAGACGTCCATACCCTCATCTTAATCCTGCCCACAATTCGAGTTACAGAAGCTTGGCGGCTAGATTGAGCCTGACGGATAATAGAGGCCATGCTGCAGAACATTATCCCGCCTCGCCTAAAGAGCGTGTTTACAAAACGTCCTCCGGGTTCAGGTTTGACTTGGCGTAAACGCGTACTGATTTTGCTTGGTCTTGTTTTAGCAATCTTCGTTCTGGGCCACTTTGGAGTGAAATACCTACTCTGGCCCCAAATTGAAAAATCCAAAGCGTCTGTAGAAAAACTTCTTAGCGCTCGCATTGGCGCCGATGTCAGTATGGATGACTTGCAAGTTTCTTGGACCGGAATACGCCCTGCCTTTGAGATTGATGGATTGCGTCTTCATAAAACCGAACAAACAAAGCCATTACTACAGATCGAAAAAATTCGCGGCGAGCTAAGCTGGAAATCTTTTTATCACTTGGCGCCTTATTTTCATGAGATTTATTTTGAGGGCGCACAAATTTATGCGCAGCGAAATAGCAAGGGTCTCATCACAATCGCCGGCATTCCAGTAGCGCAAAATTCTGATGATCACTCTGCTGAAAATTGGCTCTTTGATCAAAATATAATCGAAGTTAGTAATGCCACATTATTTTGGGATGATCAGAAAAATAAAAAACCCATTACTTCTGTTGAGGTCTTAAAGCTATCTTTAAGCAATGGAATTCGCAGACATAAGGGATCCGTTTCTGCAACAACTCCCTGGACAAAAGGGCCGACCGAAGTCTCTATCAATTTTGCTCCACGATTAGGTGGCCAAGCAGGTAATTGGCGCGATTGGATTGGCAACATCAGCTGGAACCTAAGCGACTTAGACCTTAAACAAATTTCTAAAGAATTTCAGCTCGGGCTAAATACACTTGAGGGCACTCTTAGCACCAAAGGCACACTCAAGATTGATAATGCACAACCTGATGGTGGCGAATTTTATGTTGCAGCCGACAACCTCGTCATTCAGCATTCCAAATCTGAGGACGCCATTGCGCTTGGCAGGCTAGAGACGAATCTGAGCCAAGAAACAAATGATGGCTTAATCTCCATCTCTACCAAATCATTTGCCTGGCGCGACATGGGCAGCTCAAAATCTGCGCCCCTTGAGAATCTCAGTCCAATGACTTTTCGCTGGAAACCCCCAGGAGAGGATGGAGAGATAAAAGAATTTGGTTTCTCATCGCCAAAGATTTCTGTAGAGGATGTAGTCCTTTTTGCAGCCAACCTACCACTTTCCAAAAAAGTACATCAATGGATCAAAGACTCGCATGCTGAGGGTGATCTTGAAGATTTAGATATCCATTGGTCAGAAAGCAAGTCACACCTATCGGCACTAAAAATTTCTAGCGGACTATTTGGCTCTAACAAGCTTGATTTTTCTGTCAATGCAAAGTTGATTAATTTGAGCTTTGTTGGCGTCAATAAAGCGATGCCTTCAGTTTTTAACCTATCTGGCTACATTACGAGCACACAAAACGAAGGAAGTTTTTCGCTCAACTCCAAAAATATTGGTGTTGAAATCTTTGATTTACTCGAAGAGCCCAAAATCCAATTAGATACCGCAAGTGGCCAAATTCAGTGGGCCAAGCAGCGTGGCAACTGGGTTATCAGCACCAAGAAGCTTGCCTTAAGCAATCCCGAGATTACAACTAACCTAGCCATCAACTACATCATTGGCAATGAGAAAGATCCAGATTTCATGACACTGGATATGAGCTTTGATCAAGCTAAGCTCAAAACTGCACATAAATATTTACCAGTGGGAATGGGGAAAGAGGCTCGACTCTATTTAAGCAAAGCATTTGATGCTGGCCAGATTCAAAATGGAGGACTCCATATCAAAGGAAATCCCAATCAAGTTCCATTTGCCAAGGCAAGTTTAGGAGAGTTCACGCTTAACTTGCCAGTGGTGGGAGCAAGCTTTAGCCCCGTACCACTGCTCCCAAAAAATCAAGGCACTTGGTCGACATTTAGCAACGTCAACGGCAATGTGGTGATGAATAATGCGAACCTCACCGTCGATATTAATAAGGCCAGTTTCAAGGAGATTGCTCTGAGCAATTTTCATGCAGAAATTCCAAGCGTGAGTGCAAATCAACCCTGGTTAACTGTCAGCGGTAACGCTCAGGGTCAAGCAATACAAATGCTGGAATATTTCTTTGTATCCCCGGTCGGATTAAAACAAGGCAATCTAGAGAAGAATCTTCGTGTGAGTGGCCCAGTTGATCTCAATCTGGGTTTAAAGACTCCCTTATCTGGATCGGCTGATACTAACGTCGATATAAAACTAACCCTACCGGGCAACAAAGCTCAATGGGCAAGTCTGCCGCCATTTGAAAATCTCAAGGGAAAAATTCGGATTACAGAAACAAATCCGGAGTTTGAAAATATCTCTGCAGATTTTCTGGGTGGCTTAATTAGAGTCACCAGCACTAATCAAGAGGGTAGTAACCAAAACTTTAATATCGCTGGTGATGTTCAGGCCAACTTCTTGAAGCAGTATTTTTCTGGCACCTTAAACCCCAAAATTAGTCGCATCCTAAGCTCAATGAGCGGATCCCTTGAATATGCTGGCAACATTAACTTTAATAAATTAGGTAGCGAACTCAATCTCAAATTTGACCTAAAGAATTGGGCTAGCTCAGCGCCAATGCCAGTCAAAAAACTGGCTGGCTCATCGATGTCTGGTCAATTTAATCTCAAGTCTTTCCCTAATAATAAGTCCAATCCAAATCGCTTGGTCTGGTCAGGAAAAATTGGTGAGATCTATGCGATCCAAGGGGTTTTGACCAATAATGATGAAATTCGAAATAGCTTAGGAATCGGTGGGGTGACCAATTTGCCGGCACTAGGATTGAATTTCAATCTAGTGAGCAATGAATTGAATCTTGACGCATGGTTAGATTTTTTTGGCCAGCAGAAGACTGTCCGCTCTAAAGAGGTAGAACAGGATTTGAATAATGTACAAGTCACAGCTCAAGTCAAAAAACTCATTGCACTTGATCGCACTTGGCAAGATCTCAACTTAGTTGCTAACAGCAAAAAAAATGCATGGGATCTGCGTCTGACTTCCCCGCAGGTTGCTGGACAGATTCAGTTACAAGAACCTAATCAAAATCAGACCAGCGCACTAGTCACCGGTCGTCTATCCAGACTCAAGATTCCAGATACAAACCCCAGTCCCGCAAACAAAGCGAATGAGGTCAGTAAAGCCGCCTCTTTCAATATCAACTCAATTCCTGGTTTTGATTTAATGATTGACGATTTCTCATGGTCAAAAGCCCAGCTTGGCCAACTCAAAATCAAAACCAGGGCAGTTGGTAACGTTCTCAAAATTGATTCAATCCAGACCAGTAACCCTCAAGGCACGACCATAATTAGTGGTCAATGGATAGGTAGCGCTAAAAATACATCGGATCACAGCACTATTAATATTGATATGAATATTAAAGATGCCGGTCAAATTATTGCCCGCTGGAGCTCTCAGAAATCTGTGGAAGGCGGTCAAGGCAAGTTGACCGCGAATGTGGAGTGGGACGGGGCACCCTATGACCCTAAATATGACACACTCTCTGGCAAGCTGAATTTGAATCTCGAAAATGGTCGCTTGCTGGAGGTGAACTCTAGCGGGGCTAAGATTTTGGACGTTCTTAGTTTGCAAAGCTTATTTAGATTTGCCACCCTAGATCTTCAAGGAAACCTTGGAAATATTGTGACGAAGGGCACACCCTTTAATTCTGTTAATACTAATTTTGAAATTTCCAATGGTATTGCCCAAACCAAACAATTCAATATGAATTTAGATCAGGCACGCGTGGCAATGAGTGGGCAGATCAACATTCCCAAACAAACCCAAGATTTACGCATCACTATCTTCCCAACCATTGATGCAACTGCTGGTTCATTGGCAGCCTTTGCGATCAATCCAATTGTGGGATTGGGTGCACTGGTCGGACAATATCTCATCACCAATCAAATCAACCGAAATCTCCAAGCTGACTATTTGGTCCAGGGCTCTTGGGGAAATCCGGAAGTTATTCCACTTGACCAAAAGGGACAGCCGGTAGATGCTAAAACCTTAGATAGCATTAGAAGTAAAGGCCTCTTGAAGGAACAGACCAAACCTGGTTCAAGCACTAGCCCTAGTTCGAGCCCTAGCAGCAATACAAGCACCATCAATAAAACTCTAATTTGATTACTTATGAATGCTAAATCACCATTGGCAGAAATGAAAATCGCTTCAGTTCAAATGGTTTCCACTCCAAGTTTGGAGGAAAACCTCGCTACTGCTGGAAAATTAATTGCAGCAGCTACAAAAGATGGCGCCCAGATGGCAGTACTTCCAGAGTATTTTTGCTTAATGGGACTCAAAGATACCGACAAGGTG
This genomic interval from Polynucleobacter necessarius contains the following:
- a CDS encoding NAD kinase; amino-acid sequence: MLGPSPNSSKKAFSRVALVGKFHADGIEEHLKDLAQLVSGLGCEVFIEADTASHLGLKDYPIKTARDFAGAIDLVVVLGGDGTMLGIARQLAGSNVPLVGINMGRLGYMTDIPIQSVQTTLPKIIAGEYEADNRTLLDAVVLRNGKEINRALALNDVVVNRSGISGMVELAVNVNGSFMYNQRSDGLIVSTPTGSTAYALSAGGPILHPHVAGILLAPIAPHSLSNRPIVLPQDSVTVIEVVNGLEVIVNFDMQSQTNLQSGDKIEVRQSDKTIALLHPSNHSDYKTLREKLHWNEYPSTF
- the recN gene encoding DNA repair protein RecN, whose translation is MLQTISLRDFVIVDQLELDFAAGFTVLTGETGAGKSILLDALSLVLGERADSSQIREGSNRAEISALFRIEPEILEQFCQWLDEQGFPIEDDGQSLLLKRTVESNGRSRAFTNGSIATLAQLRDAGDRLVDIHGQHAHQLLLKGGAQRELLDRHAGLLPLATEVAQAFKTLNDSRRRLQQAENAGQDIERERERLEWQLEELTALSPIEGEWLNIQAEHARLANGAKLIGGCQEAIQALSDDDNSLESSLSKVSGSISALAQHDPALASISESLEGAQIQLDEAIHGLNRYLQKIDLDPVRLEQVEERMQSLHAASRKYRTEADELPKLLTNTAERLEALTASQNIDALREKVKQEEAAYQKLAKQLSSKRSKAAAELGQLVTDAMQNLSMAGGRLEIALSPLPEGGSHGLEQIEFLVAGHAGSTPRSLAKVASGGELARISLAISVITSKASFTPTLIFDEVDSGIGGAVAETVGKLLHQLGQSHQILCVTHLPQVAAQGNHHLKVSKSQSETKTVSQVQPLGRNERVEEIARMLGGTTITDTTRRHARELLEQR
- the grpE gene encoding nucleotide exchange factor GrpE: MTQENQNPSPEQENTAAEPQAEAASETSAVKSPEQEIAELNQKLADLQDNFLRAKAEGENIRRRAVEDIAKAHKFAIESFAEHLVPVTDSLYAALSTDASDAKAFKEGLEITLKQLLSAFEKGRMTEINPAVGDKFDPHHHQAIASVPSEQEANTVVSVLQRGYTVADRVLRPALVTVSASK
- the hemH gene encoding ferrochelatase translates to MNTSSKDTFVNPNPHLRATKTAVLLLNLGTPSAPTPKAVRAYLKEFLSDPRVVEIPRIIWWCILNGIILPIRSSASAKKYASIWLPQLGSPLMHYSRLQAKELGEKFANEGHDVLVDLAMRYGKPSTQEVLEGLKSQGMERLLVLPLYPQYSATTTASSFDEVFRVLSTWRDQPELRLVKHYHDNPAYIAALREQVLSSWDKDGRPDFARGDKLVLSFHGLPKRNLIKGDPYHCECLKTGRLLGESLALEPGQYIVTFQSRFGKAEWLKPYTAPTIEKLSKEGCQRLDIFCPGFPADCLETLEEIAMEAREDFLAHGGKDYRYIPCLNSNAKWIQALGDIAYQHLLGWSLGTESPEELAVRNQRAELAQSKT
- the hrcA gene encoding heat-inducible transcriptional repressor HrcA codes for the protein MDERSHALLKTLIERYIEEGQPIGSRTLSRFSGLDLSAATIRNVMADLEDMGLVTSPHTSAGRIPTPRGYRLFVDTMVTVRPLEEVAAKEVERGLLPDSPQKVFSSAAQILSNLTHFAGVVITPKRTQVFKHIEFLRLGEGKILLIMVTPEGDVQNRILPTNQDYTPSQLIEAGNFINSQFAGRSFEQVRQHLKSDLDNLRTDISGLMALALQTGVVDYDASRGDMLLSGERRLLNVGDLSSNLDKLRKMFDMLEQKSVLMQLLDVSSHADGIQIFIGGESDLLPYEDLAVISAPYSVDGQIVGTLGVIGPTRMAYDRVIPIVDITSKLLSGALSS